Proteins from one Fischerella sp. PCC 9605 genomic window:
- a CDS encoding DevA family ABC transporter ATP-binding protein, protein MLKKSIITIQNLNHYFGKGGLRKQILFDINLAIYPGEVVILMGQSGSGKTTLLTLIGALRSVQEGSLKVLGHELRRASNSQLTQIRRNIGYIFQAHNLLRFLTACQNVQMSLELHKEFDNQEAEARSKAMLEVVGLGHRVNYYPDDLSGGQKQRVAVARALVSHPKLVLADEPTAALDSKSGRGVVELMQRLAKEQGCAILMVTHDNRILDIADRIIHMEDGHLLNH, encoded by the coding sequence ATGTTAAAAAAATCTATTATTACTATTCAAAATCTCAATCACTACTTTGGTAAAGGTGGATTACGAAAACAGATTTTATTTGATATAAACTTAGCAATTTACCCTGGTGAAGTAGTGATTTTGATGGGGCAGTCAGGCTCAGGTAAAACAACCTTGCTCACTTTAATAGGAGCCTTGCGATCTGTCCAGGAAGGAAGTCTCAAGGTTTTGGGACATGAACTCCGCAGGGCTAGTAATAGCCAATTAACACAAATTCGACGAAATATTGGTTATATCTTTCAAGCCCACAATTTGCTGAGATTTTTGACTGCTTGCCAGAATGTTCAAATGTCACTGGAACTGCACAAAGAATTTGACAATCAAGAAGCTGAAGCTAGATCCAAAGCGATGTTGGAAGTTGTTGGCTTGGGGCATAGAGTGAATTACTACCCTGATGATTTATCTGGTGGACAGAAACAACGAGTTGCGGTAGCTCGTGCTTTGGTGAGTCATCCCAAATTGGTTTTAGCCGATGAACCCACTGCCGCTTTAGATAGTAAATCAGGTCGAGGCGTAGTAGAACTTATGCAGCGCCTAGCTAAGGAACAGGGTTGTGCCATTTTGATGGTTACTCACGACAATCGCATTCTCGATATTGCCGATCGCATTATTCATATGGAAGATGGACACTTGCTGAATCACTAG